AGATCTAATAAAAGATGGGAACCTGGTTTGAACCAGGAAGTCTTTCACCAGGGGTGATATTTCCAGGATTCTGACCAATTATCCAGCCCCCTAGCTATGCTCCCAGCCTTCACCTGTGCTCCAAGTTTCCTGCCTATGCTCCCAGCCCATACATCTGCTCCCAACCCTTGACAGAACTCTCATCCTCCATGCCAATCCTACCACTCCCATGGCAATGCTCCCAGACCCTGACCAGTCTTCATGTGTCTGGTCTCTTCCCAGCCCCTGCCCATGTTCCCAACTCCTGCTCCTGCTCTGGGCCTCCCTGCCCATCCTCCTATCTACTTCCTCTGCTCCCAATCCTTGACCAAACTCTCATCCTCACACCAAACTCTCACCCTCCCTGCCCATGCTCCCACCCCACGGCAATGCTCCCAGACCCTGACCATGGTCCCTGCCCTTGACCTTGATTCTTCCATGCCCCTGTCCATGCTTCTCATTCAGGACTGGATAACTAAGAGAATTCTTTCATGTGTGAGAACTCAATGCATTGCAAAATTAGTCATTTGGGCTTACTGAGAATATAAAAATCaagttttgatttattgattgcATTTTATGTGTCATCATATTTGTGGACTCTTTCTTGCAGCACTTCTTGTCTGTATAATTTGTAACCAGTATAATGTTTATATTCCTTATTGCCAGCCACACTGCAACCCCTCCAGCACTGGCTACCTTACCTTTAGATTTGTCAGTATACAGCTTGAGGCTAGAAGAAGGGAAATAACCAGTTAATTTAACTACAATAAAAGTTAGTGGATTAATGGAAGACTGTTCATATTTTCTGTCAGTTACCTCACTGAAATGATCAATCTTCTTCTCCATTTAGATTCTGACAGAGAGAGGCTCTACCCCATGAGGCAGAAAACCAGGAGCAACCTTCAGCTACAGGGTGCATTTGCAGATGGATTTCTGCACAGAAAGAGGCTTCCACACAGCTCTCAGGCATCACCTGGGTCTCAGATTCTCCTCCTGATGCTTTTAAATGAACCCCAGTGGTCAAAAAATGCATTGagaagcatattttattttatttattgtaaatgTATGGTCCAATTAAGAAGGAACTGGATTAAAAGTTTAAGATTTGGAAGTTCTCAGATTTATCCCCTTATTTGCATGACATTGTCCAACCAGCCAGTCCCGTCAAACCTTATACAATGtaaaagattatatttttaaattcttactgCTGACATTCAAAATAGCACCATACTTTGATAAGTAACATTTTCTAGGGACAAAAAAGTGTGGCCTACTCTGTAGTTTCTCTCTATAAGTTGCTTACGATAGTTGTGGAAAGAAGGTGAACATGGTTAAAAGAGCTGTTGACTGTAGAAACAATATACAGTACACTTAATTTCATTTATAGTAACATTAGCaatgtacatatttatttataataaaatgtaattgTTAAAATGCAGGCAATCACATAAATTCTAGCATGTTTTTTAAGTCTACAGTGAAACATTTATATTAGACCATAGCTGGGTTTCCTCATTGCTGAGTTTGTTTTAGCTTATGATGATAAAATGCTATTGGGCTGTTTGAGGTAGGATTTATTTGGGCATTTCCAAATGTGTAACACTGTGTAGGAGACAGGTAAGTCAGTCCTGATATTCTTTATGATCCATAACATCATAAAGGGGTTAGGAGGTTAGAATagaaatgagatgatgtatgtgTAAATCATAAATTCTGTTCCATGTTAATTATTGCTCTTATTCTAATTACACCAATGTGTCAATTGATGATATGGATAAATGTAATATAGGAATCTAGTTAATTTGGCTAAATAAGCCTAAATTGAGTGCGCATCTATATAATGATAATGCAGCATATTAACAAAGGAAACTAAATGAGAAATTGAAGCAATGATTTGGCTTGATTGAATAATTGTTTTAGTGTGATAATATGACAATAATTTAATACTTTTCACTTATCAATTGGCAAGTCTTTACACTGATACCCTTTAATTCTCTGAAAAATCTCACAAAGTAGATGCTCTTCCTtacattttacaggtaaggaaaagTGAGTCCACCAAAGAAAGGGACTGAATCAGCCCTCCTGCTCACATCCCACGTGaaagctctctctctcagtcagtcACTTACAGGGTATAGCACTCCCTCAGTGGGCAGAACATCTTACCTCGATTCTGTCACCTAGTGCCCTGGACCTTTGAGTAGTTTACTAACTGTctttggcttcagtttccttgtctgtgaaaaaggaaatgaagatacCAACATTACAACAGATCATCTCACAGTTTTCTGGAGTGTGAGTGATAGCCTGGGGAAAGCTCCTATTCCCTCTAGTCCcagaattgaaaggaaaacaggaatcaCTGGCAAGTCCAGCTCTGCCAGTCATGTTGATTAGTGAATTCACTAATCAAGACATATCATGTGCATTTTGCAAAGCATAGGATGTGCAGAGGGGAGACATCAGTCCTGGAGGAGAACAAGGATCCTTCAGTCTGaccagaggccagggatgccTCACAAGGGTTGAGGTGGTGTATGGGGATCTGCAGAGGAAGGAGAATGCCCAGGTAGAGTGGGAACCATGGAGTGGAGTACAGAGTACTTTCCATGTATGGGCTACATCTCCTGCAACAGTGCAGGTTGGGAGGAAACATGCTACTCAGGAGAACTACAAGCTGTTGGGCATTTCTGGAGCTCAAGTAGATTGTGAAATGGTGGCAGACAGAACTGCATGCTGCAGGAGGTCTTTTTGCCACAAATGGGAATTGATAGTTTAGTCCGTAGGGCATGGAAGGGACTGATGAATTATGAGCTCCTAATCAGGGGAATGGAGATTTGCAAACAGGTAAATCACTCTGGTAGGATGTGATGGACTGAAAGGAACAAGCATCCAGAGCAGGAACATTCATAAGCAGTTATTGTTAGGgttcaggaagaaaaatgaagatggtACAGATAACCATAATATTTAGAGGGTTAAGAGACTTGACTCAGTGTATCACTGGGTGTGCAAATGTGAAAGCTGATTGAAAGCTGCAAATTCTGGCTTTGTTTCATTGGCTCAGCATCCTGGAATAATTGGACGTTTCACCGGCACAAAAGAAAGTTGGGAAATGTTTGGTCTCACACaagctgctttattttcttccaaaccATTCTTTTTGATACATTTTCTTGCTACATCTAAAAGAGGGGAGACCTGATTATTTCCATTGCAGGAGACACACATGAAGTGAGCTCTGGGGATTAGGCAGACACTTATTTCCACACTGATAATCAGTTGTGATTTAGTGTTCATGGATGCAGTTATTTAAAACTGGCATTGTCAGGAGGCAGGGTGTTGTTCAacatttacagatgggaaaacagggACAGAGGGCCTCAGTTGATTTCCTCAGACCCTGCAGTCTCCCAGTGATACTTTAACTGTGGAACTTCATGTCCACTCAGTGAAACAGAGTGACCTCCTTTAAAATGGAGCACCTCCCCAGCACCTTCCTCAGGATGCCCAACACCtccttgttcctcaggctgtagatgagTGAGTTCAGCATGGGGGTGAGGATGGTGTCAAAGAGAAACAGTGCCTGGTTCAGGATTGTCATGTCAGAAGATCCATGCCTCATGTATACTAACATGGCTGGACCATAATGGAAGGTGACCACTGTCAAATGGGAGGAACAGGTGGCCAGAGCTTTGTTTCTCCCTTCAGGAGAGCTCATTTGCAGAACATGAGGGTGTAGGAGGTCAGAATGAGGCTTATGGGGACAAAAACCACAATAACACCAGTCACCACTACCCTTTTAACATAGGCAGAGATGTCTTCACAAGATAGCTTCAAGATGGTCTTGACCTCACAGAAGTGGTAGAGCACCCAGGGGCCACAGGGAGGGAAGTGCATGGTGCAGGCTGTGTGGACTAAGGATGCCAAAGCCCCTCCCACCAAAGACCCAAGGACCATCTTCAGGGAGAACTGGTAGCTTAAGATGGTTGGGTATTTCAGAGGGTGACAGATGGCCACATCGTGGTCAAAAGCCATGAGGGTGAGAAGGAGGCACTCAGCAATTCCCAGGGACAAGGTGAAGAAGATCTGGGTTCTGCAGCCAACCAGGGAGAATTTCCTCTTGCCTGAGAAAAAGTTGACTGCCATTTTGGGGACGGTGCTGGAGATGAAAGCCAGGTCAATGAGGGAGAGGTGGCTAAGCAGAAAGTACATGGAGGTGTGGAGGTGGGGATATACCCAGATGAGGAGGATCAGGGTGGCATTTCCTGTGATGGCAATGGTGTAGATCAAAAGGATCATGGAGACAAGGGCACTGACATATCTCATTCCAGGAAACCGGCTCAGGAGAATGAAGTCTGTGCTTAGTGTCTCATTGTGGGTCTCCATGTTTTCCCTGATCAGCTTCACCTGAAAGAGTGGAGACATTCAAAACACAAgtcctagaagagaagggaattgaACCAGGCCCATAAAATATAGTGACtgattccattttatgaaaaCTTTTTTGGGGACCTGGAAACATAATTTTCTCTGTGCCATGAGGTGTTGCAATATAGTAGAGGAGTTAATAACTAGAGCATAGCAAATGACGCTAACTAGGTTTTCTTCCATCAATGTTTTAACCCCTTGTGTCTCcactttttctactcatcatctAATTCCCCACTTTTGAGAATCCTTAACATtcacatattttttcctattcatgGTTGTATTCAAAGCAAATTTTTGCATGGTGCAAGAGACACTAATAGAAGTTTAATAAGTTCAGTGATTCATGTATAACAGACTAAACATgtcttcttatttaaaaaaaaaaaacatatttgggaACCCTGATATCAGATATTTAACTTGATGTTTGAGTTCCTTTAAGGAAAAGACCACTGTATACTATGAAACATAGCAGATCCTCAGTAACATTTGTTGACTCAGTAGAAGGTAGTCAGATAATCTTCACATCTCCAACTCTATTCAGAGATTTGACAAAGGGCAAAGCTTAAATTCAGTATCTCCAAGGAAAATGGTGAGAAGGACATACTTTCAAAGGTATATATCTACTGCATTTTGAGGTCAATTTAAgtagaattttatttcatttataattaaGAAACATGTACCTTCCCTCAAAGTTTCCCAGCTTCCACCTTGTTGCCTTTGCAGAAAGATCCTGTCAGCCAGATCCAGCAGATAAAGGAATCCCAAACATCTGAGGCAAATGAGCACCTACAGGGAGTATTTCATGAGgctgaggtgttttttttcaaGCCCTTGAGAGTCCCATGAATATCTGCTCTGCCATTAGCAGAGTCACTCAACTGGCAGGTGGAAGCCACTGCCAAAATCTTCTCTTTCTAGTGAGTTGCTTGAACCTCTTCAAACACTTGACTCATGACTCAATCTTTACTACACATATGGAATACATATTAAAGTGCAAATTTCAGTCCCTGCTCCCAGAGATTTGGATGTTTAGGTCTAGGATGGGCCCCAGAAACATGCAATTTCAGGAAGAGCCCAAATTATTCAGTGCTGGTGGTGAGTGCCAGCTGTGAGAGGTTTGGCTAAGTGAATAGACTGGTGCCTTTTGATAATGTAGAACTCTGAATCTGTGACCAGTTAGaataattaaaattgttttaacttTGTCATTTGATGAGTTGACCTATACCTGATAGAAAAATATTACAACATCCTGATGTGTATATTTCATGGATGCCCAGGTGATAAAGATGTTCTACCATTTCAAATTAAGAATTTGTTGCTCCTTATAGAGATTGCTTCAAAGTTAAATAAATTGAGCCTTCAAAATGAGCTGTGGGATCTGAGTTTGCAGGGGCCAGTGGACAGGAAGGATGCAGATGCTCTCAGGGAGCAGACAGCAGTCAAGCAGGAGCAGTTCCAGTGTCAGGATCTACTTGAATGCCAGGTGCAGGTATTGCAtccaaggagaaggaggaggacatGTGCCTGGGGGCCAAGGCTGAGGCCCTGGCTGCTGGGGGAAAGATTGAATTACTCTGCCTCTCTCTTTACTGGGCCTTCAGTGAGGGCCATTCCAAGGTCTTCTCCAGGCCCGTGACAGCGCTGAGGCTTTCCTGGACTATCCAGTCCAACAGCTCTTCAAAGGAGGACTCTACCTGTAAGTCAGTTTTTAATAAGAACTAATCCTGAAGCACAGTGTGGAAAAGATGTCCCAATTACATCCTTGGAATCAGCCTTGCTGATTTGAGCTTCAACTGAAAAGGCAAATtacaaaattcatgaagcaatacagaatttaattaaaattcagGCTATagacatttttaagagaaaaatgaaaagtttaaagaagCAGAAGGCATTGAAAGAGTATTTGGTGACCCAAATTCATATAtgtctttaaaaaggaaattgcTTATGATAATCTTTCATAAATAAGCATTCTATTCTGTTTTCAACACTTCAGCTATAACCACATGATGGAGAAAATTAATAGACATGTGGAtaatatactgaaagaaaagTCTTCAAAGTTTCTAATGGGGCAGCAGCAGAAGTAGTGGAAAGTAAGGGAAGAAGAACTGTGATTTCTCATGATAATGAAATGAAAGGGAAACCAGTTTGGATATAGGAGAATGTGTTACTGAGAGTCAGAGGTAATGGAATCTTCAGGGAAGGTGAGAATCCTTTGAGGAGGCTCAGGAGAATCTCTTCTTATCTGAGTTTAAACAAGGAAACCGACATCAAGAACCTgataagaaagaggaaagagtggAAATGGCAaagtgggagaaaagaaaaagaaaacaggagaaaagccACTGAAAGCAAGAGAATAAGCATCTTAAACAATAGGCCATTAATTTCTGAAGAGCAGTGctctagaagaaaacagtcaTGGCTGTgagaagaagacaagaatgtattttcatttaaaacattatgGTGTAAGCTAAGATGGCGATataaagaggagtggaaaactgttagtccccaccaaaacaattcataaatgaccaaaaactagtaaataacatagaataactgtggggagacaaacatgactgtccactcatcatccaccaacctgaattgggaggaatacccgagattgcagaataaaatctgtaagtacaaATAATCACTTAAATTCTTTCCATAtacttgttttctaatttcctgCTTGTAAGGATATTGCAAGCTCAGGTGaaacaaaaatgataataaaacaaggcaacaacaacaacaaagaaaaccttggaaaaagaatatgaataaaattgaaatcaCCCATAGTTCCATAACACAAAGAAATCTGTCATTAATATAGAAGTTTCCAACCAGAAATTTTTCTGTCTGTGTATATAAGCTTTCTATGTATTTGAGATCATCCTGAATAAGGCTATATATTTGGCCACTTTCACTTAATTATATACCATAagcattttcccatgtcattagAAGTTCTTTGAAAGCATTTTAGTAGTTAATTAAAATATcccagaagattaaaaaaaattgtggtactTTTCTGTAAAACAAAGTCATTTAATTCATTTGAGGATTTGTACTACAAAAGTAACATTATATGCCATGATTGTATTCTTAAGAATCTTTTTACTTTGATAAAAGGTAAAATTTTTAGCTCTGCCACATTTAATACTCCCACCCCCAAATCCttgcacaattaaaaaagaatgaaaatctgataagaaaaaaagatatttctgtTAACCTGTGTTGTTGATGCAGGCTGACTTCCCTGTAACacattcataaaaatgaaatttcccAATCATTGAATAATAATAGTCTTTtgacttaaaaaataatgatttgaCTTATGGTTTTAACTTGCTATTTAATTGCCAATATGTTTGTTTATAAAATAGTAATTGTGCAAGGCAATCTATCAGATATAACATATTTAAGTTTTCACATAAAGATAAAAACTTGAAGATATTAATACCCATAGGACAAAATCTGTACTATTAGAATAAATAGCTTCATGTCTCAATCAATTATATTTTGACTTATGATCGAGTGTTAAAATTTTGACAAAGATGGTATTGAATAAAGCTTCTTTATTATCTGGAGCCATAAGCATCAGATTCTCTGATACTTTCATTTAATAAACTAATATTGGGTCAAAATGGTGTTCCGTAAATGCTTAAATTGGTATTGAATGTGATCATTTTAACATCCATGAAAAGTACTccagggcggggcaagatggcagactggtgagctgtatgttttagttactcctccaggaaagtaggtaaaaagccaggaactgcgtggactggacaccacagagcaatctgtctttgggcatacttcatacaacactcatgaaaacgtggaactgctgagatcagcgaaatctgtaagtttttgcggccaggggacccgcgtccctccctgccaggctcaggcccgggggaggaggggctgtcagctccaggaaggagaagggagaattgcagtggctactcttaccggaaactcattctactgattcaaactccaaccatagatagactgaggccagacaccagagattctgagagcagccagcccagcagagaggagacaggcatagaaaaaaaacaacacgaaaaactccaaaataaaagcagaggatttttggagttctggtgaacacagaaaggggaagggcggagatcaggccttgaggcgcatatgcaaatcccgaagcaaggctgatctctctgctctgggcacctttccttaatggccctggttgctttgtctattaacatttcaataacccattaaatctctgaggaggaccgttttttttttttttttttttttttttttttaaatcctttttgctttttctaaaacaattactctaagaagctcaatacagaaagcttcaaagaattgaaatttgggcacgtcaagtcaagagcagaactaagagagctctgagacaaaaggcaataatctagtggctgagaaaattcactaaacaacacaacttcccaagaaaaggggggtgtccgctcacagccaccatcctggtggacaggaaacactcctgcccatcgccagccccatagcccagagctgccccagacaacccagtgtgacggaagtgcttcaaataacaggcacacaccacaaaactgggcgtggacattagccttccctgcaacctcagctcaatgtcccagagctgggaagggggagcagtgtgaattaacagagccccattcagccatcatttgagcagactgggagcctcccaacacagcccagcagcccagaactgccctggggggacggcactcacctgtgacatagcacagtcatccctcaacagaggacccggggtgcacagcctggaagaggggcccacttgcaagtctcaggagccatacgccaatacgaaagacttgtgggtcagtggcagagacaaactgtggcaggactgaactgaaggattagactattgcagtagctttaaaactctaggatcatcagggagatttgattgttagggccaccccccctccccgactgcccagaaacacgccccacatacagggcaggcaacaccaactacacaagcaagcttgggacaccaattgggccccacaagactcactcccccactcaccaaaaaggctaagcaggggagatctggcttgtggtgaacaggtggctcgtggacgccacctgctggttagttagagaaagtgtactccacgaagctgtagatctgataaattagagataaggacttcaactggtctacaaaccctaaaagaaccctatcaaggtcagcaaatgccacgaggccaaaaacaacagaaaattataaagcatatgaaaaaaccagacgatatggataacccaagcccaaacacccaaatcaaaagaccagaagagacacacctagagcagctactcaaagaactaaagatgaacaatgagaccctagtacgggatatgaaggaaatcaagaagaccctagaagagcataaagaagacattgcaagactaaataaaaaaatggatgatcttatggaaattaaagaaactgttgaccaaattaaaaagattct
This DNA window, taken from Choloepus didactylus isolate mChoDid1 chromosome 11 unlocalized genomic scaffold, mChoDid1.pri SUPER_11_unloc4, whole genome shotgun sequence, encodes the following:
- the LOC119524707 gene encoding LOW QUALITY PROTEIN: olfactory receptor 2M4-like (The sequence of the model RefSeq protein was modified relative to this genomic sequence to represent the inferred CDS: inserted 1 base in 1 codon), yielding MSPLFQVKLIRENMETHNETLSTDFILLSRFPGMRYVSALVSMILLIYTIAITGNATLILLIWVYPHLHTSMYFLLSHLSLIDLAFISSTVPKMAVNFFSGKRKFSLVGCRTQIFFTLSLGIAECLLLTLMAFDHDVAICHPLKYPTILSYQFSLKMVLGSLVGGALASLVHTACTMHFPPCGPWVLYHFCEVKTILKLSCEDISAYVKRVVVTGVIVVFVPISLILTSYTXHVLQMSSPEGRNKALATCSSHLTVVTFHYGPAMLVYMRHGSSDMTILNQALFLFDTILTPMLNSLIYSLRNKEVLGILRKVLGRCSILKEVTLFH